A single region of the Ictalurus punctatus breed USDA103 chromosome 26, Coco_2.0, whole genome shotgun sequence genome encodes:
- the nsun3 gene encoding tRNA (cytosine(34)-C(5))-methyltransferase, mitochondrial yields the protein MLSLKCLSKTTVSTACSSMRSGRLSSVHVSGEPNRIRRGLHTGLSIKDDTHCRPERRVCESVLEHFNSQYTEELGQVWLSAREVLLNPHCWQYGVLLNRFSEHLDIKAVLKSLGYHSLLSQPDSPKARAFQCLIHKDAVRLPTQRHREGWLKQYYLLNAASLLPVLALSVRDGESVLDLCSAPGGKALAILQMANPGLLHCNEVDKSRYEWLVKTLESYVPRALGDTLAVTNEDGRDIASKKPEMFDKVLVDAPCSNDRSWLFTGGAQQGALRLRERDKLPQLQKELLCSALAAVRPGGFVVYSTCTFSRAENQSVMEALLSTSQGVELVELEEDLIGSLSGHFKFAHLQPPLGHLVVPEQGRTWGPMYVCRLRRSS from the exons ATGTTGTCGTTaaaatgtttgtccaaaacaacTGTATCCACAGCATGCAGTTCTATGAGAAGTGGACGCCTCAGCAGTGTCCACGTCTCCGGCGAGCCGAACCGAATCCGGCGAGGACTTCACACCGGG CTCTCCATTAAAGACGacacacactgcagacctgagaggagagtgtgtgagtcagTGCTGGAGCATTTTAACAGCCAGTACACAGAGGAGCTGGGACAAGTCTGGCTTTCTGCAAG GGAGGTCCTGCTGAATCCTCACTGTTGGCAGTATGGCGTCCTACTGAATCGCTTCAGCGAGCATCTGGATATCAAGGCCGTCTTAAAATCGCTCGGATATCACAGCCTTCTCTCTCAACCAGATTCTCCTAAAGCCCGGGCTTTTCAGTGTCTAATCCATAAAGATGCCGTGCGTCTGCCCACACAGAGACATCGGGAGGGCTGGCTGAAGCAGTACTACCTGCTGAACGCTGCGTCCCTGCTGCCCGTGCTGGCTCTGTCCGTGAGGGACGGAGAGAGCGTGTTGGATCTGTGCTCCGCTCCGGGAGGGAAAGCCCTGGCCATACTGCAAATGGCAAACCCGG GGCTGCTGCATTGTAATGAAGTGGATAAAAGCAGGTACGAGTGGCTGGTGAAGACTCTCGAGTCGTACGTCCCCCGTGCACTCGGAGACACCCTCGCTGTGACCAATGAGGACGGCAGGGACATCGCGAGCAAGAAGCCAGAGATGTTCGACAAG GTGTTAGTAGATGCCCCATGCTCCAACGATCGCAGTTGGCTGTTTACCGGCGGagcccagcagggggcgctgCGGCTGAGAGAGCGAGATAAACTACCTCAGCTGCAAAAGGAGCTTCTCTG TTCGGCCTTGGCAGCGGTGCGTCCCGGAGGATTCGTGGTTTACTCCACCTGCACCTTTTCCCGTGCTGAGAACCAGTCAGTCATGGAGGCGCTTCTTTCCACCTCCCAGGGGGTGGAGCTTGTGGAGCTGGAGGAggatctgattggctctctCTCTGGTCATTTTAAATTTGCCCACCTCCAACCTCCTCTGGGTCATTTGGTGGTGCCGGAACAGGGACGAACGTGGGGACCCATGTATGTGTGCAGATTGAGGAGAAGCTCCTGA